A portion of the Streptomyces platensis genome contains these proteins:
- a CDS encoding mandelate racemase/muconate lactonizing enzyme family protein has translation MKVSQRTVRLELTEPLRISRSTMAARDAVWLAVEHQGTRGYGEAVTSTYYGLDAARLGRLLHEAGRELARCATPEGALDALRAGELPAPGTPPAVTAAVESALLDLAGKRAGVPVHRLLGAAEAPHAATARTIGITSYRAAAEQARLLTRRGFSVLKIKAGAPDPEDDLDRVLAVRNAAPHARLLLDPNGAWSPALADTLLPRYAALGVEAVEQPLAPGDPEALAALAARSPLPVIADEDAVGFEDARRLAGRVHGINVKLAKCGGVTAALRIAGLLAGSGTALMLGCLTASTLGLAPAVHLADRARWTDLDGHLLLAHDPWTGIGGTDGTVRAGREPGLGVRPVHGAPPPDEEPAGGETAGRQTPEPARDGEAAQ, from the coding sequence GTGAAGGTCAGCCAGCGCACCGTGCGACTCGAACTCACCGAGCCGCTGCGGATCTCCCGCTCCACGATGGCGGCCCGCGACGCCGTATGGCTCGCTGTCGAGCACCAAGGCACCCGCGGCTACGGAGAAGCCGTCACCAGCACGTACTACGGCCTGGACGCCGCCCGCCTCGGCCGGCTGCTGCACGAGGCCGGGCGGGAACTCGCCCGCTGCGCCACCCCCGAAGGCGCCCTCGACGCCCTGCGCGCGGGCGAACTGCCCGCGCCCGGCACGCCCCCGGCGGTGACCGCGGCCGTGGAGTCCGCACTGCTCGATCTCGCCGGGAAGCGGGCCGGCGTCCCCGTGCACCGGCTGCTCGGCGCCGCGGAAGCGCCGCACGCCGCCACCGCCCGCACCATCGGCATCACCTCGTACCGGGCGGCCGCGGAACAGGCACGCCTCCTGACCCGCCGCGGCTTCTCCGTCCTCAAGATCAAGGCCGGTGCCCCGGACCCCGAGGACGACCTCGACCGCGTCCTGGCGGTACGCAACGCCGCACCGCACGCCCGGCTGCTGCTCGACCCCAACGGCGCCTGGAGCCCCGCCCTGGCCGACACCCTGCTGCCCCGCTACGCCGCCCTCGGCGTCGAGGCGGTCGAGCAGCCGCTCGCCCCCGGCGACCCCGAGGCGCTCGCCGCACTCGCCGCCCGCTCACCGCTGCCCGTCATCGCCGACGAGGACGCGGTCGGCTTCGAGGACGCCCGGCGGCTGGCCGGGCGGGTGCACGGCATCAACGTCAAGCTCGCAAAGTGCGGAGGCGTCACCGCGGCGCTGCGCATCGCCGGCCTGCTCGCCGGCAGCGGCACCGCGCTGATGCTGGGCTGCCTCACCGCCAGCACCCTCGGTCTCGCCCCGGCCGTCCACCTCGCCGACCGCGCCCGGTGGACGGACCTGGACGGCCACTTGCTGCTCGCCCACGACCCCTGGACCGGCATCGGCGGCACGGACGGCACCGTACGCGCCGGACGGGAACCGGGCCTCGGCGTACGGCCGGTCCACGGCGCACCACCACCGGACGAGGAGCCGGCCGGCGGGGAGACGGCGGGCCGGCAGACGCCGGAGCCGGCCCGCGACGGGGAGGCGGCACAGTGA
- a CDS encoding Rossmann-like domain-containing protein: MTTPTTHLPAAASYDDLVDRVLGGDFGPDPRTQRVAVAFSTRQAVRHESRSAGYRNEVLSLRLAAAVGSCAVEPGELPDAAIEDCVGADLARLMAHELRPVRVAALDTYLMHVLPHTPANGARSWSLPAGSSLRKSRARARAVAGLVDAAPGARVLVVGVVNSLLEALRARGLSYVPCDLKGGTTEWGEPVRTDALAELAHCDAVLASGMTLGNGSFEPLREHALRHGKPLVMFAQTGSAVLPRFLGSGVSAVCAEPYPFFWLDGGPGTVHRYRADAPGAAR, from the coding sequence ATGACCACGCCCACCACTCATCTCCCTGCCGCCGCTTCGTACGACGACCTCGTGGACCGTGTCCTCGGCGGTGACTTCGGGCCCGACCCGCGCACCCAGCGGGTCGCCGTCGCCTTCAGCACCCGGCAGGCCGTACGCCATGAGAGCCGCAGCGCCGGCTACCGCAACGAAGTGCTGAGTCTGCGGCTGGCCGCCGCGGTCGGCTCGTGCGCGGTGGAGCCCGGTGAGCTGCCGGACGCCGCGATCGAGGACTGCGTCGGCGCGGATCTGGCCCGGCTGATGGCGCATGAACTGCGCCCGGTGCGGGTGGCCGCCCTCGACACCTATCTGATGCACGTACTCCCGCACACCCCGGCGAACGGGGCCCGGTCCTGGTCGCTGCCGGCCGGATCGTCCCTGCGGAAGTCCCGGGCCAGGGCACGGGCCGTCGCCGGACTGGTCGATGCCGCGCCGGGCGCCCGGGTGCTCGTCGTCGGCGTGGTCAACTCGCTGCTGGAAGCGCTCCGTGCGCGCGGCCTGTCGTATGTGCCCTGCGACCTCAAGGGGGGCACGACGGAATGGGGTGAACCGGTCCGCACCGACGCGCTCGCCGAGTTGGCGCACTGCGACGCGGTGCTCGCCTCCGGGATGACGCTCGGCAACGGCAGCTTCGAACCACTGCGGGAACACGCCCTGCGCCACGGCAAGCCGCTGGTGATGTTCGCCCAGACGGGCAGTGCGGTGCTGCCGCGGTTCCTCGGCTCCGGGGTGAGCGCGGTGTGCGCCGAGCCGTACCCGTTCTTCTGGCTCGACGGCGGTCCTGGCACCGTCCACCGCTACCGCGCCGACGCACCCGGAGCCGCCCGGTGA
- a CDS encoding MFS transporter: MKTWHEMRRFPLAIRLLLINQLGVNTGFYLLIPYLAVHLGEDLGMSAAVVGIILGVRNLSQQGLFLIGGSASDRLGARRVIIAGCALRTVGFGLFALGDGLTVLIAASVLSGLAGALFNPAVRAYLAQEAGTRKAEAFALFNVFATTGALIGPLLGSVLLLVDFRVSALTAAAIFALLTVAQAVVLPASEVAPATNSVLGDWREVLGNRVFLAFALAMVGMFTMQNQLYLLLPDGARRATGWDGAAGLVFLIGTVANLSLQMRITRTLKERGNRARWISAGLGLMGLAFVPPMAVAGLGEPSGGLGDAALRALPVLAGALLLYLGVMVAQPFVLELIPAFGRAELTGTYFGLFYVVSGIAAAAGNTVVGWAMDTGEHTRTQWLPWACCLGFGLVSAAGVVWLHRLRGLPGDTTDPAPATAAPTTTAKA; encoded by the coding sequence GTGAAGACCTGGCACGAGATGCGCCGCTTCCCGCTCGCCATCCGCCTGCTGCTGATCAACCAGCTCGGCGTCAACACCGGCTTCTACCTGCTCATTCCGTATCTCGCCGTGCACCTCGGCGAGGACCTGGGAATGTCCGCCGCGGTCGTCGGGATCATCCTCGGCGTCCGCAACCTGAGCCAGCAGGGCCTGTTCCTCATCGGCGGCTCGGCCTCCGACCGGCTGGGCGCACGCCGCGTCATCATCGCCGGCTGTGCGCTGCGGACCGTCGGCTTCGGCCTCTTCGCGCTCGGCGACGGTCTGACCGTGCTCATCGCGGCATCCGTGCTCAGCGGACTGGCCGGGGCCCTGTTCAACCCCGCCGTACGGGCCTATCTCGCACAGGAGGCGGGCACCCGCAAGGCCGAGGCGTTCGCCCTCTTCAATGTCTTCGCGACCACCGGCGCCCTGATCGGGCCGCTGCTCGGCAGCGTCCTGCTGCTGGTCGACTTCCGGGTCTCCGCGCTCACCGCCGCCGCGATCTTCGCCCTGCTCACCGTCGCCCAGGCCGTCGTCCTGCCCGCCTCCGAGGTCGCCCCCGCCACCAACAGCGTCCTCGGCGACTGGCGCGAAGTCCTCGGCAACCGCGTCTTCCTGGCCTTCGCACTGGCCATGGTCGGCATGTTCACCATGCAGAACCAGCTGTATCTGCTGCTGCCCGACGGCGCCCGGCGGGCCACCGGCTGGGACGGCGCGGCCGGTCTGGTCTTCCTCATCGGCACCGTCGCCAACCTCTCGCTCCAGATGCGGATCACCCGCACCCTCAAGGAGCGCGGGAACCGGGCACGGTGGATCAGTGCCGGACTCGGCCTGATGGGGCTCGCCTTCGTCCCGCCGATGGCCGTCGCAGGGCTGGGTGAGCCATCCGGCGGCCTCGGCGACGCCGCGCTGCGCGCACTGCCTGTACTGGCCGGGGCACTGCTGCTCTACCTCGGCGTCATGGTTGCCCAGCCGTTCGTGCTGGAGCTGATCCCCGCCTTCGGCCGCGCCGAACTCACCGGCACCTACTTCGGACTGTTCTACGTGGTCTCCGGTATCGCCGCGGCGGCGGGCAACACCGTCGTCGGCTGGGCCATGGACACCGGCGAGCACACCCGCACCCAGTGGCTGCCGTGGGCGTGCTGCCTGGGCTTCGGCCTCGTCTCCGCGGCCGGCGTCGTCTGGCTGCACCGGCTGCGCGGTCTGCCGGGGGACACCACCGACCCGGCACCGGCCACCGCGGCGCCCACGACGACAGCGAAGGCCTGA
- a CDS encoding alpha/beta hydrolase, with the protein MIPAVRRTGLLCALTATAALLPAAPAPAAPPPPALHFGACPDSVPTPPAPERVECGRLRVPLDHRHPHGKQLDIAISRVHASGPAAERRGVLLVNPGGPGGSGLPYAVTKRAKLPEQVRRSYDVIGFDPRGTGASAPADCGPMGGLFDSPGQDPVPTGRTAEQAYLDGLRRTADDCARHLRDALPHLSTTETARDMDALRAALGEPRIGYLGVSYGSYLGAAYAAQFPQRVGRMVLDSVVGPEEWYDFDLLQSRAMVRQRAVFFAWAARHQERFRLGADATAVRTAYQRVRDGLAERPVDGFGAAEFDRTVYRALGRTERWAGLADGLRTYLRDGTTGPLRPAEPFDGPASRTYEAANRTVKCADGPAPSPARVLTDIRRMRRLDPQPVLTGMEASVCAYWHHRPAHTTPLGSPDAPPVLLIASDHDPVTPIEGARALQRRLPGSRLVSLHDDYSHGVFASRANACVDDTAAAYLTDGTVPRADVHCTGPGLPTP; encoded by the coding sequence GTGATTCCTGCCGTACGCCGCACCGGCCTGCTCTGCGCCCTCACAGCCACCGCCGCCCTGCTCCCGGCCGCCCCCGCCCCCGCCGCTCCCCCACCACCGGCCCTCCACTTCGGCGCCTGCCCGGACTCCGTACCGACGCCGCCCGCACCCGAGCGCGTCGAGTGCGGCCGGCTGCGCGTCCCCCTGGACCACCGCCACCCGCACGGCAAGCAGCTCGACATCGCCATATCCCGTGTCCACGCCTCCGGCCCGGCCGCCGAGCGGCGGGGCGTCCTGCTGGTCAACCCGGGCGGCCCCGGCGGATCGGGCCTCCCCTACGCCGTGACCAAGCGCGCCAAACTGCCGGAACAGGTGCGGCGTTCCTACGACGTGATCGGCTTCGACCCGCGCGGCACCGGCGCGAGCGCACCCGCGGACTGCGGTCCGATGGGCGGCCTCTTCGACAGCCCGGGGCAGGACCCGGTGCCGACGGGACGAACCGCCGAGCAGGCCTACCTCGACGGACTGCGACGGACCGCCGACGACTGCGCCCGGCACCTCAGGGACGCCCTGCCGCATCTGTCGACCACCGAGACCGCCCGGGACATGGACGCCCTGCGCGCGGCACTCGGCGAGCCCCGGATCGGCTACCTCGGCGTCTCCTACGGCAGCTACCTCGGGGCCGCCTATGCCGCTCAATTCCCGCAGCGGGTGGGCCGGATGGTGCTGGACAGTGTCGTCGGCCCGGAGGAGTGGTACGACTTCGACCTTCTCCAGAGCAGGGCCATGGTGCGCCAGCGGGCGGTGTTCTTCGCCTGGGCGGCCCGGCACCAGGAACGCTTCAGGCTCGGCGCCGACGCAACGGCGGTACGGACCGCGTACCAGCGGGTGCGAGACGGTCTCGCCGAGCGCCCCGTGGACGGCTTCGGGGCGGCGGAGTTCGACCGCACCGTCTACCGGGCACTGGGCCGCACCGAACGCTGGGCGGGCCTCGCCGACGGCCTGCGCACCTACCTGCGCGACGGCACCACCGGCCCGCTGCGCCCGGCAGAACCCTTCGACGGCCCCGCGTCACGCACGTACGAAGCCGCCAACCGCACGGTCAAGTGCGCGGACGGACCGGCGCCCTCACCTGCCCGCGTCCTCACCGACATCCGGCGGATGCGACGCCTCGACCCCCAGCCGGTGCTGACCGGAATGGAGGCCTCGGTGTGCGCGTACTGGCACCACCGGCCCGCGCACACTACGCCGCTCGGCAGCCCCGACGCGCCACCGGTCCTGCTGATCGCTTCCGACCACGACCCCGTCACCCCCATCGAAGGCGCCCGGGCCCTACAACGGCGACTGCCCGGCTCCCGTCTGGTCTCCCTCCACGACGACTACTCCCACGGGGTGTTCGCCAGCCGGGCCAACGCCTGTGTGGACGACACGGCCGCGGCCTACCTGACCGACGGCACCGTGCCCCGCGCCGACGTGCACTGCACGGGGCCCGGACTGCCGACACCCTGA
- a CDS encoding ATP-grasp domain-containing protein — MAHLLMVESWVGAMSRLLPRAIREGGHEFSFLTRDLHHYLRSAPEGAAHPLLGARNVLTADTNDPETLLPYAERLHTALGFDGVITSCDYYLPAVARIAGRLGLPGPAPEAVENACRKDATRMTLAAAGLPGPRFAVCADRSEAAAAAAEIGYPLVLKPVDLCAGMFVRRVDDEAELARAYRAVEGFPVNARGQRRAPVVLLEELLHGPEVSVETVTFDGSTQVVGVTDKSVGGAPAFIETGHMFPAALPEADTAAAGETARQAIAALGLDGVVAHTEIKLTPDGPRLIEVNPRPAGNRITELIRHVTGVDIAAAAVDLAIGKRPDLRIRDTGLRSAAIGFLVPEATGVLEEIDGADLARKAPGVLELRLAEPGTAVRAAGSNNEYLGHVMAGDAEGPDARRCVEALLSELRPRVVNR; from the coding sequence GTGGCTCATCTGCTGATGGTCGAGAGCTGGGTCGGAGCGATGAGCAGGCTGCTCCCACGTGCGATCCGGGAGGGCGGACACGAGTTCAGCTTTCTCACCCGCGACCTGCACCACTACCTGCGCTCCGCGCCCGAGGGCGCCGCTCACCCGCTGCTCGGTGCCCGCAATGTGCTGACCGCCGACACCAACGACCCCGAAACGCTGCTGCCGTACGCCGAGCGGCTGCACACCGCGCTCGGCTTCGACGGTGTGATCACCTCCTGCGACTACTACCTCCCGGCCGTCGCGCGCATCGCCGGCCGGCTCGGGCTGCCCGGCCCGGCGCCCGAAGCGGTCGAGAACGCCTGCCGCAAGGACGCGACCCGGATGACCCTCGCCGCCGCCGGGCTCCCCGGGCCGCGCTTCGCGGTCTGCGCGGACCGGTCCGAGGCTGCCGCCGCCGCGGCGGAGATCGGCTATCCGCTGGTGCTCAAGCCCGTCGACCTGTGCGCGGGGATGTTCGTACGGCGCGTCGACGACGAGGCGGAACTGGCCCGCGCCTACCGCGCCGTCGAGGGCTTTCCCGTCAACGCCCGCGGCCAGCGCCGGGCGCCCGTGGTCCTGCTCGAAGAGCTGCTCCACGGTCCCGAAGTCAGCGTCGAGACCGTGACGTTCGACGGAAGCACCCAGGTGGTCGGGGTAACCGACAAGAGCGTCGGTGGGGCACCGGCCTTCATCGAGACCGGCCATATGTTCCCCGCCGCGCTCCCGGAGGCCGATACGGCCGCGGCCGGGGAGACGGCCCGGCAGGCCATCGCGGCACTCGGACTCGACGGCGTCGTGGCGCACACGGAGATCAAACTGACGCCCGACGGACCGCGTCTGATCGAGGTCAACCCCCGGCCCGCGGGCAACCGCATCACCGAACTGATCCGCCATGTCACCGGCGTCGACATCGCCGCCGCCGCGGTGGACCTCGCAATAGGGAAGCGGCCCGACCTGCGCATACGCGACACCGGGCTGCGCAGTGCCGCCATCGGCTTCCTCGTTCCGGAGGCCACGGGGGTACTGGAGGAGATCGACGGCGCGGACCTCGCGCGGAAGGCGCCCGGAGTGCTCGAACTCCGGCTCGCCGAGCCCGGTACGGCGGTCAGGGCCGCCGGCAGCAACAACGAGTACCTGGGGCATGTCATGGCGGGCGACGCCGAGGGCCCGGACGCGCGCCGGTGCGTCGAAGCGTTGCTGTCCGAGCTGCGCCCGCGGGTGGTGAACCGATGA
- a CDS encoding PLP-dependent cysteine synthase family protein — MTTAVRHPTGNRELLGLLGRTPLARVTTDLPCPHPGFWAKLEGLGAGGMKARAAVSMLLGARERGQLRPGAPVVESTSGTLGIGLAFAGQALGHPVVLVGDTELEPAMRRLLRTHGARLELVDRPAAEGGWQAARLARLRQLLAELPGAYWPDQYNNPDNVAGYASLAAEMAAALDHLDVLVCSVGTGGHSAGVVGPLRRHWPRLRLIGVDATGSTIFGQPARPRLMRGLGSSIHPRNVAYDAFDEVHWVGPAESADACRRLATGNFVSGGWSTGAVALVSAWAARVHPGAVVATVFPDGPQRYLNSVYDDDFATAHGLDLTTAATRPVEIPHPTAAEATGWTRCGTVTDPLVPPGTTGDHPTAPLPGTTPHHPARPTTWEEAP; from the coding sequence GTGACCACGGCCGTCCGGCACCCCACCGGTAACCGCGAGCTCCTCGGCCTGCTCGGCCGCACACCGCTCGCCCGGGTCACCACCGACCTCCCCTGCCCGCACCCCGGCTTCTGGGCCAAGCTCGAAGGGCTCGGCGCGGGCGGTATGAAGGCACGCGCCGCGGTGTCCATGCTGCTCGGCGCCCGCGAGCGTGGCCAACTACGGCCCGGCGCCCCCGTCGTGGAGTCCACCTCCGGCACCCTCGGCATCGGTCTGGCCTTCGCGGGCCAGGCGCTGGGCCATCCGGTCGTGCTGGTCGGCGACACCGAGCTGGAGCCGGCCATGCGGCGGTTGCTGCGGACCCACGGGGCCCGGCTCGAACTCGTCGACCGGCCGGCCGCCGAGGGCGGCTGGCAGGCGGCCCGGCTCGCCCGGCTGCGGCAGCTGCTCGCCGAGCTGCCCGGCGCGTACTGGCCCGACCAGTACAACAACCCCGACAATGTCGCCGGTTACGCCTCCCTCGCCGCCGAAATGGCGGCCGCACTCGACCATCTCGACGTCCTGGTGTGCAGCGTCGGCACCGGAGGCCACAGCGCGGGCGTCGTCGGCCCGCTGCGCCGGCACTGGCCGCGGCTGCGCCTGATCGGGGTGGACGCCACCGGCTCGACGATCTTCGGCCAGCCCGCCCGGCCCCGGCTGATGCGCGGCCTCGGCAGCAGCATCCATCCCCGCAATGTCGCCTACGACGCCTTCGACGAGGTGCACTGGGTCGGCCCGGCCGAGTCCGCCGACGCCTGCCGCAGGCTCGCCACCGGCAACTTCGTCAGCGGCGGCTGGAGCACCGGAGCGGTCGCCCTGGTGTCCGCATGGGCCGCGCGGGTCCACCCCGGAGCCGTCGTCGCCACCGTCTTCCCCGACGGTCCCCAGCGCTACCTCAACAGCGTCTACGACGACGACTTCGCCACCGCCCACGGCCTGGACCTGACCACCGCCGCCACCCGCCCGGTCGAGATCCCGCATCCGACGGCCGCGGAGGCGACCGGATGGACCCGGTGCGGGACGGTCACCGACCCGCTCGTACCCCCGGGCACGACCGGCGACCACCCGACCGCCCCGCTCCCCGGCACGACCCCGCACCACCCCGCCCGCCCCACCACCTGGGAAGAAGCCCCGTGA